From the genome of Nocardia sp. NBC_01503, one region includes:
- a CDS encoding beta-ketoacyl-ACP synthase III produces MPAQIATAPPVTHATTLGLGVYRPRRIVPNAEIVDRIDSSDEWIRTRSGIEARRWAQDDETIVAMSTAAAREALTAANIPAEQIDAVILATSSQMVLGPSAGAVVATELGMHDTAAFDVSAGCAGFCYALANAANLVRAGQARHVLVIGVERLSDLLDPTDRTCAFIFADGAGAVVVGPSDVEGIGPVAWGSDGSQTSAIKQDKDFAQYFAEVAAAEASGGSTERPYIRMNGTAVFRWAVTFLEKACRDALDRAGVSVDDLDAFVPHQANSRITDALTRALHMPDSVAIARDIAESGNTSAASIPMAMEQLLRSGAAEPGDTALLLGFGAGLAYAGQVVTLPAITAG; encoded by the coding sequence ATGCCCGCGCAGATCGCCACCGCACCGCCGGTAACCCACGCCACCACCCTTGGCCTCGGCGTATACCGCCCCCGCCGGATCGTCCCCAATGCCGAGATCGTCGACCGCATCGACTCCTCGGACGAGTGGATCCGTACCCGCTCCGGAATCGAGGCGCGCCGCTGGGCGCAGGACGACGAGACCATCGTCGCCATGAGCACCGCCGCCGCTCGCGAGGCGCTCACCGCCGCGAATATCCCGGCCGAGCAGATCGATGCCGTCATCCTGGCGACCTCATCGCAGATGGTGCTGGGCCCCTCCGCCGGCGCGGTCGTCGCCACCGAGTTGGGCATGCACGACACCGCGGCGTTCGACGTCTCCGCAGGCTGCGCGGGCTTCTGCTACGCGCTCGCCAACGCCGCGAATCTGGTGCGCGCCGGACAGGCCCGGCATGTGCTGGTCATCGGTGTGGAACGCCTCTCGGACCTGCTCGACCCCACCGATCGCACCTGCGCGTTCATCTTCGCGGACGGTGCGGGCGCGGTGGTCGTCGGACCGTCCGATGTCGAGGGCATCGGCCCCGTCGCCTGGGGTTCGGACGGCAGTCAGACCTCGGCGATCAAGCAGGACAAGGACTTCGCGCAGTACTTCGCCGAGGTCGCCGCGGCCGAGGCCAGCGGCGGCAGCACCGAGCGGCCGTATATCCGGATGAACGGCACCGCCGTATTCCGCTGGGCCGTCACGTTTTTGGAGAAGGCGTGCCGGGACGCCCTGGACCGCGCCGGGGTCTCGGTCGACGATCTGGACGCGTTCGTCCCGCACCAGGCCAACAGTCGCATCACCGATGCGCTCACCCGTGCGTTGCATATGCCGGATTCGGTCGCCATCGCTCGCGATATCGCCGAGAGCGGCAATACCAGTGCGGCCTCCATCCCCATGGCCATGGAGCAGTTGCTGCGCTCGGGCGCGGCCGAGCCCGGCGATACCGCCCTGCTGCTGGGCTTCGGCGCGGGTCTGGCCTACGCCGGTCAGGTGGTGACACTCCCGGCCATCACCGCCGGTTAA
- a CDS encoding TetR/AcrR family transcriptional regulator encodes MTAGPRARLIASTITTVQEHGVHAAGLSELLKRSNASRNSLYQHFPSGKGELVETAAKIVSRVVYQHVSRMADALPGTPSAERWLDDLLAFWRAGLETSDYRAGSFMMAAALDELDPSVQSTAGQAFTEWTARLADGLVAAGIERATACSLSGLLLSVIEGAIVQSRALKSSHPFDDARNQLAVLLRHHLKAD; translated from the coding sequence ATGACGGCGGGACCGCGTGCTCGATTGATCGCGAGCACCATCACGACGGTGCAGGAACACGGCGTGCACGCGGCGGGCCTGAGTGAACTACTCAAGCGCAGCAATGCCTCACGCAATTCGCTCTATCAGCATTTCCCTTCGGGCAAGGGCGAACTGGTGGAGACGGCGGCGAAGATCGTGTCCCGGGTGGTGTACCAGCACGTCAGCAGGATGGCCGATGCCCTGCCCGGCACACCCTCCGCCGAACGCTGGCTGGACGACCTCCTCGCGTTCTGGCGGGCGGGACTGGAGACCAGCGACTATCGCGCGGGATCGTTCATGATGGCCGCGGCACTGGACGAACTCGACCCGTCGGTGCAGTCCACGGCCGGACAGGCTTTCACCGAATGGACGGCCCGGCTCGCGGACGGACTCGTCGCCGCGGGTATCGAACGCGCCACGGCGTGCTCGCTCTCCGGACTGCTGCTCTCGGTGATCGAGGGCGCGATCGTGCAGAGCCGCGCGCTCAAATCCAGTCATCCGTTCGATGACGCGCGCAATCAACTCGCGGTACTGCTACGCCACCACCTGAAGGCGGATTAA
- a CDS encoding TetR/AcrR family transcriptional regulator, whose amino-acid sequence MARGSGASAGNPSAATEIATRDKSGRRAAICGAALDLAAAGGNRAITHHAIDDRLGIARGSTSYYYRTRQDLLRAALIHLASTSRTAFRIALESGDREAAAPPSVDATADLMAGQVDLLLGARRRDALARYALAADTAGDETLRTELASCLFSLPAATMLMESLGSADPERAARDLISLLEGLLFDRLHGHRSLLGIEAGTPASLADLRGPVQLWLSRAVR is encoded by the coding sequence ATGGCACGTGGCAGCGGCGCATCCGCGGGAAACCCGAGTGCGGCTACGGAGATCGCGACCCGTGACAAGTCGGGGCGACGCGCGGCCATCTGTGGGGCGGCGCTGGATTTGGCCGCCGCGGGCGGTAATCGGGCGATCACGCATCACGCCATCGACGATCGGCTCGGGATCGCGCGGGGATCGACCTCGTACTACTACCGGACTCGGCAGGATCTGTTGCGGGCGGCGCTGATTCACCTCGCGTCCACCTCGCGCACGGCGTTCCGGATCGCGCTGGAGTCGGGTGATCGAGAGGCTGCGGCCCCGCCCTCGGTCGATGCCACGGCCGATCTGATGGCCGGGCAGGTGGATCTGCTGCTGGGCGCGCGCCGCCGGGACGCGCTCGCGCGCTATGCCCTGGCCGCCGATACCGCCGGGGACGAGACATTGCGGACCGAGCTCGCCAGCTGTCTCTTCTCATTGCCCGCCGCGACCATGCTGATGGAATCCCTCGGTTCCGCCGACCCCGAACGGGCGGCGCGCGATCTGATCAGCCTGCTCGAAGGGCTGCTCTTCGATCGGCTGCACGGCCATCGATCGCTGCTCGGCATCGAAGCCGGGACCCCCGCCAGCCTGGCCGATCTGCGTGGTCCGGTGCAGCTTTGGCTCTCCCGGGCGGTTCGTTAA
- a CDS encoding GAF and ANTAR domain-containing protein yields the protein MAAGDGALTAAMVRMVDTLVVDYDPVELTQELVDTTVDLLPADAAGLLLADGHGELQVFASTSEETRLLELLQVESAAGPCLQAYRTGEQVLVEDLERGVQRWPAFAERAALEGIRGVCALPLRLRDDRIGALNLFTTRAGALGPDDVRIGQALADFATIGIVHARILADSLMVNDQLSVALNSRVVIEQAKGMLAERAQLDMDAAFGVLRKYARDTNQRLADVSRALVDREIDLETILGHRIRK from the coding sequence ATGGCAGCTGGAGATGGTGCGCTGACCGCCGCGATGGTGCGAATGGTCGATACCCTGGTCGTCGACTACGACCCGGTCGAGCTGACCCAGGAGCTCGTCGATACCACCGTCGACCTGCTGCCCGCCGACGCCGCCGGATTACTGCTGGCCGACGGGCACGGTGAACTCCAGGTCTTCGCCTCGACATCGGAGGAGACCCGGCTGCTGGAGCTATTGCAGGTCGAATCCGCGGCCGGGCCCTGTCTACAGGCATATCGGACCGGTGAGCAGGTGCTGGTCGAGGATCTCGAGCGCGGGGTTCAGCGCTGGCCGGCGTTCGCGGAGCGGGCGGCGCTCGAGGGTATCCGCGGTGTCTGCGCCCTGCCGCTGCGATTGCGCGACGACCGGATCGGGGCGCTGAATCTGTTCACCACCCGGGCGGGTGCGCTCGGACCCGACGATGTGCGCATCGGTCAGGCACTGGCGGATTTCGCGACCATCGGCATTGTGCACGCCCGCATTCTCGCGGACTCGCTGATGGTGAACGATCAACTCAGTGTCGCCCTGAACAGCAGGGTCGTCATCGAACAGGCGAAGGGCATGCTCGCCGAGCGCGCACAGCTCGATATGGATGCCGCGTTCGGGGTGCTGCGCAAATACGCCCGCGATACCAATCAGCGCTTGGCCGATGTCTCGCGCGCGCTGGTGGACCGTGAGATCGATCTCGAAACCATCCTCGGGCACCGGATTCGCAAATGA
- a CDS encoding ANTAR domain-containing protein, with product MKAGHSAVARFLAVLRELGADGNSAPVHGERLCAALIQVLPVDEAALVLALPENRWEVLGSSGVIAAHLADAEAVVGEGPGPAAHLAGTPIRVPDFANVMAAGRWPLLAQWDRLPQTLESICSIPLRLGAIKVGFLDLVGADRVLGGVQSYTDALQVADVITTVLLAALSPPVRAGGRDIDGLALGPWWEQSVSAREIHQATGMVAVQLDSSAAVAYARLVGHAFVSGATLSETAAAVVARRLRFPPDHHHDPNPVP from the coding sequence GTGAAGGCTGGCCACAGCGCGGTCGCCCGATTTCTGGCCGTCCTGCGTGAGCTGGGGGCCGATGGCAACTCTGCCCCGGTGCACGGCGAGCGCCTGTGCGCGGCCCTGATTCAGGTGTTGCCGGTGGATGAGGCCGCGCTCGTCCTCGCCCTGCCGGAGAACCGCTGGGAGGTGCTGGGATCTTCCGGTGTCATCGCCGCCCATCTGGCCGACGCCGAGGCCGTGGTCGGCGAAGGCCCAGGGCCCGCCGCGCACCTGGCCGGAACCCCCATTCGGGTGCCGGACTTCGCCAATGTGATGGCCGCGGGCCGCTGGCCGCTGCTCGCCCAGTGGGACCGGTTGCCGCAGACTCTCGAATCGATCTGTTCGATCCCCCTGCGCCTGGGCGCGATCAAGGTAGGGTTCCTCGATCTGGTCGGCGCGGACCGGGTGCTCGGCGGTGTCCAGTCCTATACCGATGCGCTACAGGTCGCCGATGTGATCACCACCGTGCTGCTGGCCGCCCTCAGTCCACCTGTGCGCGCTGGCGGTCGCGATATCGATGGCCTCGCGTTGGGGCCCTGGTGGGAACAGTCGGTCTCGGCCCGCGAGATCCATCAGGCCACCGGAATGGTTGCCGTGCAACTGGATTCGTCTGCCGCGGTCGCCTATGCGAGGCTGGTCGGGCATGCGTTCGTCAGTGGCGCGACCCTGAGCGAGACCGCCGCGGCCGTCGTAGCGCGCCGACTGCGCTTCCCACCCGATCACCATCACGACCCCAACCCGGTTCCCTAG
- a CDS encoding LysR family transcriptional regulator, translating into MSLSPRVPDLAALELLLSVIELGSLGRAAKAHGISQPSASSRIRYLEQLVGVPVLERTTLGSRATAAGALIAEWARDVVAAAARLDAGIETLREQRDSRLRVAASQTVAEYLFPKWLMALRTRMPEMALALESGNSAEVARAVLDGRAGIGFVESPVVPGELETHIVARDRLVVVVPPGHRWARGRAITAEELARTPLIYREPGSGTRISFERAMTRVVPEWQPKAVLELSSTTAIKTAVAEGVGPAVLSSLAVAGELAERTLVSPEVTGLDLDRDLRAVWPKGQRLTGPARDLYSIAGRPA; encoded by the coding sequence ATGTCACTGTCACCTCGGGTGCCTGATCTCGCCGCGCTGGAGCTGCTGCTGTCGGTGATCGAGTTGGGCAGTCTGGGGCGGGCGGCGAAGGCGCACGGCATCAGTCAGCCCTCGGCCAGTTCGCGGATCCGGTACCTGGAGCAGCTGGTGGGGGTGCCGGTGCTGGAGCGGACCACCCTGGGTTCCCGGGCCACCGCGGCGGGAGCTTTGATCGCGGAGTGGGCCCGCGATGTGGTGGCGGCGGCGGCGCGATTGGACGCGGGCATCGAGACCCTGCGGGAGCAGCGGGATTCGCGATTACGGGTGGCCGCCAGCCAGACCGTCGCGGAGTATCTGTTCCCGAAGTGGTTGATGGCCCTGCGGACTCGTATGCCGGAGATGGCCCTGGCCCTGGAGTCCGGAAATTCGGCGGAGGTGGCCCGGGCGGTACTCGACGGGCGCGCGGGCATCGGATTCGTGGAGAGCCCGGTGGTCCCGGGGGAGTTGGAGACCCATATCGTGGCGCGCGACCGCCTCGTCGTGGTGGTGCCGCCAGGGCACCGCTGGGCGCGCGGCCGCGCTATCACCGCCGAGGAGTTGGCGCGTACACCGCTGATCTATCGGGAACCCGGCTCCGGCACGCGAATCTCCTTCGAGCGAGCCATGACTCGCGTTGTCCCGGAGTGGCAGCCGAAGGCGGTGCTGGAGCTCTCCTCCACCACCGCCATCAAAACCGCGGTGGCCGAGGGCGTCGGCCCGGCGGTGCTGAGTTCCCTGGCGGTGGCGGGTGAACTCGCCGAGCGCACCCTGGTGTCTCCCGAGGTGACCGGTCTGGATCTCGACCGGGATCTCCGCGCCGTCTGGCCCAAAGGGCAACGCCTCACCGGACCCGCCCGAGACCTCTACAGCATCGCTGGTCGCCCCGCGTAA